In Streptomyces pluripotens, the genomic window GTAGTCCTCTATGCGGACCACGGGCATCGCGAACTTGGCGGGAATGGTCTCGAACCAGTCCGGCATCTCCGGGAACGGAATCCTCTGCCTGCGTGTCAGTGTGGCCATCGCCGTACCTCCTCGGCTGTCGTCGTCTGCCGACACCTCCCAGTACAGCGCGCCGCGCCCGCTCATGGTGAGGCCGAACAGCCCAGGCCGGGGGTCCCGAAGTCCCTTTCGCCCACGCCGCGGGCAGCCAGACTGGAGATGAGGGAACGAAGAGGGCAACGACCACACACGGCGGCGATCACCATGTCCGACGTCACGACCACCGATCTCTACGAGGTGACGATGGCCATGTCCTACCTCCGGGAGGACATGCGAGCACCGGCCACCTTCAGTCTCTTCGTCCGTGACCTGCCGCCCGGCCGGGGCTTCCTGGTCGCCGCGGGGCTGGAGCCCGCCCTGGACTTCCTGGCCGGCTACCGCGTCGGGCGGGAGGACGTAGCGGAGTTCGCCAGCGCCCTGCACCGCCCGGCAGAAGACCTGGAGCCGCTCCTCGGGCTCGCCTTCGAGGGCGATGTACGCGCCGTTCCCGAAGGTCACGCCGTGTTCGCGGATGAGCCGTTGCTGGAGGTCACCGCCCCTCTGCCGCAAGCCCAGCTCGTCGAGACGTACCTGTTGAACCAGGTCTGCCACCAGACGGTGGTGGCGTCCAAGGCGGCACGCTGCGTGCTGGCCGCCGCCGGGCGACCGGTGGTGGACTTCTCGCTGCGCCGTTCGCACGGCCCGTGGGCGGGCCTGCAGGCAGCCCGGGCCGGGGCCCTGGTGGGTTTCGCGGGCACCAGCAACGTGGCCGCGGCAACGGCCCTGGGCATCCCCGCCTCGGGGACCATGGCCCACTCCTACGTCGAGACGTTCCCCGGCGAAGAGGAGGCGTTCCGCGCGTTCGCGCGCTGCCACCCCGGACCGGTGACCTTCCTCGTCGACACCTACGACACCGAGGCGGGCGTGCGGACCGCGGCCCGTGTCCTGAACGACCTGCAGCGCGGTCCCGGCTGCGCGATCCGCCTGGACAGTGGTGACCTCGACGCCCTCTCGCGCCGGGCCCGGGCTCTTCTGGACGGCGCCGGGCTCCCCGACGTGCGGATCCTGGCCAGCGGCGGACTCGACGAGTACGGCGTGGACCGACTGGTGCGTGCCGGCGCCCCCATCGACGTGTACGCCGTGGGTACCCGCGTCGGCGTGGCCGCCGACGCACCGTACCTGGACGCCGCCTACAAACTCGTGGAGTACGACGGCCGTCCTGTCATGAAGCTGTCCTCGGCGAAGGTCACTGCTCCGGGACCCAAGCAGGTCTTCCGACAAGCCGGACGGCCCGATGTCATCGCCCTGGCGGGGGAGGAACCCCCGGACCCGGCGGCGCGACCGCTGCTGCGCACGGTGATGCGCGACGGACGGCGGACGGGCCCTGCGGACCACTGGCAAGACGCACGCCAGCGCCTGCGCGAGGACATCGCAGAGCTTCCGGCCGCGGTCCGGCGGATCGAGGACCCCGAGCCGGTGCGCGCGGTCCGGTCCCGGGCGCTGGAGGAACTGACCGCGAGGTTGCGTACGGACATCGAGGCTCGGTCGTCCCGGGCGGAAGTCACCGCCCCCGCCGCCTCCCGCTTCTCGTGACCCCCGCGCGGCAAGCCTGAGCGGCCCCCGGGGGGGATGGTCATCGCGCGGGTGCACGGGAAGTACGGGTGTCCGCCTGGTGGGCCGCCACTGGGCGGACGCCCCGGACAGGACCAATGGCCCCTGGCACCCAGTACCGCCCGGGACTTCGATGGGATCGGGGCGGCGCCGCCCGAGCCACCGCAGCGAGGAGGCGAGGAGCATGACCACTCCCGCACGGAAGCACACCCCCGCACAGGAGCAGCAGCGCGGTCGCTCCGCTCCGCGCAACGCTCCGGGGGAACGAGGCAGCCCGATGCACGCCCACGTGGGCGATGAGATCGTGGTACGGGGCACCACTGCCGGCGTCGTGTCCCGGGACGGTGAGATCATCGGTCTCCACCACTCGGACGGCAGCCCGCCCTACGACGTGCGCTGGGCCGAGGACGGACGGGTGACCCTCTACTTCCCCGGGCCGGACGCCTACGTTCGGCATCTGGTGCACGAGACGGGACCCGGTGACCGGGGTCGTTGAGTCAGGGCGCCCGCCGCGCCCAGGACGCCGGCGGCGCGGAACCTGAAGGGCCCATCAGGGGAAATCCGGTACGACGGCCACGGGGCAACGGGCGTGGTGCAGCATCGTGTGTGTCACCCGGCCCAACTGGAGTCCGCCCCAACCACGACGACGCGCCACTCCGACAACCAGGAGGTCCGCCGCCGCGGACTGCTGGAGCAGCACGGTGCGGGCCGGCCCCTCGACGACACGACGGTGCACGAGCACGCCCGGGTGATCGGTCATGGCCTCCTCCAGCAGGCCGTCCACGAGCGCGGACGCCTGCTCCTCGTAGGAGGCCCCGGTGTTCCCGCTGGGCAGCGGTCGTTCGCCGGGCTGGTGGGCGGGGTGGCGCCAGGTGCGCACGACGTCCAAGGCGCATGTGCGCACCTCCGCCTCACGCAGGGCGAACCTCGTCGCCGCGCCACTCGTGCCGGGACCCCCGACGCCGAGCACGACCCGGCCGCGGGTTCCTGCGACACCGTCCGGGTCGCCCCGGACCACGATCACGGGCCCGGCCGCCCGCCCCGCGACGGCGAGGCAGACCGAGCCGAGGAGCAATCCCTGAAGGTCCCCCCGGCCACGGCAGCCGGTCACCAGTGCGGCGGCGTTGTGCCCCTCGCGCAGGAGCGCATGGACCGGGTCGTCGGGCAGGGCGGCGGATTCGACGGCGAGGTCCGGGGCCCGCCGCCGGGCCCGCTCGACGGCGACGGCGACGATGTCGCCCGCGGTCGTCCGGTCCGGCGACCCCTCCGCGGCGGCCAGGGACGACCGGCCGGCCGAGGGCGGCCAGCCCTCGTAGCGTTCCCACAGCGACGCGTACACCAGCCGCAGCGGAAGGCCGTGCAAGATCGCCTCGTCGGCCGCCCAGTCCACCGCCAGCAGGCTGGATTCGGATCCGTCGACACCCACGACCAGGGGCAGCCCCATGCTCCTCACCGCCTTTCGGTGGACTGCCGGACGTACAGCCGTGCAGTCCTCCTCTCACGCTCACACGGACGAGCCGGTCACCGGATGGGCGGATCGGCCCTTTCGACCGGCAACGGACTCCCCCGTCCAGGACATTTGGCCCCGGGGCGGTATCCGGAAGGACCGTGCGTCGCCTCGGCGGAGCCACCGAGGCATGCGCCCCCACGGTCCGGCCCCGCAACCGGGGCAGCGTCCCGGGGGGACGACCTGAGCTGCCCGCTCGGCCCACTCGGCCCCCGGGCCAAGGCCGGGCGGCCCCTGCCGCAGCCGGCCTACGAGGTGCACGCTGGAGACAGGCGCACCATAGGGAGGCCAAGGTGATCAGGCAACTCGTGGACGTCTCCGACGTCACCGCGCTCGTGACGGATGCCGCGGCGGCACCCTCGCTGCACAACGCGCAGCCCTGGAAGTTCCGTTTCCTGCGCGAGCGTGGTGTGCTGCGCCTGTACGCAGACCTGGAACGTGCCCTGCCCCGTACCGACCCCGACAACCGGAACCTGCATCTGGGTTGCGGTGCGGCGCTGCTCAATCTGCGTGTGGCTGCCGCCGCGAGCGGCCGGGGACCCTCCGTCCGGCTCCTGCCCGACCGGGCGGATCCGGCGCTGCTGGCCGAGTTGGACCTGCACGCCCACACGCCGGCCGACGCGGCACTGGCGGAGCTGCACCCGGCGATCAGCCGCCGTCATTCCAGCCGCCACCCCTTCCGCGACGAGCAACTGCCGGACGGGCTGACGGACCGCCTCTGTGAAGCGGCCCGCGGCGAGGGCGCGGAGCTGGTCTTCCCTGGCCCCTGGCACGTGGCCTCAATACTGGAACTGGTGGAGGACGCCGAGGGACGGGAAGCCGTGGACCTCGGGGTTCGGGATGAGATGGCACATTGGGCCCACGCGACGTCAACGGACGCTCCTGGAACGTCCGACGGCATCCCCGCCGAGGCGTTCGGCCCCCGCCAGCACGGTGGTGCCGGGTTCCCGGTACGGGATTTCGCCGCCGGCCGCAAAATGCCCGGACGTAGCTGGGCGGCCTTCGAGAAGAACCCGCACATCGCCCTGCTCGGCACGGTCTACGACCGGCCGGAGGACTGGCTGCGTGCGGGGCAGGCACTGGAGCGGGTCCTGCTCAGGGCCACGGCGGACGGGCTGGTCGCCTCGGTGACGTCCCAGCCCCTGGAATGGCCCGAGTTGCGGTGGGCGGCCCGGGACCCGGTCTCCGACATGGCCTATGTGCAGATGGTGATCCGCGTCGGTCACGGGCCCGAAGGCCGGCCGAGCCCACGCCGGCCGGTGGCCGATTTGCTGGACGTCGAATGAGGGGACGCCGTGCCGCTCCGGGTACGAACACGAGCACGAGCGTGAACACGGACGCTGAGGGCCAAGGAGGAGTCGCGTGAAGGTGTCCGAGGTAATGACCGCTCCGCCGGTGACCGTCGCACCGCATGTCCCGCTACTCCAGGTGACCCGACGGATGGCCGAGTCCGGTGTCGGCTCCGTCCTCGTCGTCGAGGACGAAACGCTGCGCGGCATCGTCACCGACCGCGATCTCGCAGTGCGCGGTCTGGGCGGGGGGCTGGATCCGGACACACCGGTCGAGGCGGTGATGTCGGCGCACGTGGTCACCGTCGACGCCCTGGACGACGTCCAGGCGGCCTACCGGACGTTCCGCCGCGTGGGCGTGCGCCGCCTGCCGGTCCTGGACGGACAGCTCCTGGTGGGCGTGGTGACGGTCGACGACCTCCTGCTCGACGTCTTCCGGCGGCTCGCGGACCTGCTGGGCCCCGTCGCGTGGAGCGTGCTGCAGGAGCCACCGGGGCCGCCGGACGCCGACAGGGCACCGTATGTGCGCTGAACGGGCGCGGCATGGCACGGCACCGCCGGGCGAGTCCGTGCCGGTCGCGGTCCGCGCGAACGATCCGCGGGACGGGCCCGCCGCAGCGTCGGTCCCAGCCTTACCCGTCCGGGAACTCTTCGACGCCCTGGGCACCGGTCCCCGCGGACTCACGGCGGACGACGTCACGGCACGCCGGACCCGCTACGGCCCCAACGACCTGCCCCGCGTCGGACGCCCGAACCTGTGGCCCCGGTTGGCCGCGCAGTTCACCGACCTCTTCGCGGTGGTCCTGCTGGTCGCCTCGGCCATCACCTTCCTCGCCTATGTGCTGGAACGTCCCCGTGACCCGGCCACCCTCCAACTGGCTCTGGCGATCCTCGGTGTGGTGCTGCTGAACGCCGGCATCGGCTTCGCCCAGGAGTACTCCGCCGAGCGCACTGCGGAGTCCCTGCAGGCGATGGTCCCCCGCGCATGCCGGGTACTGCGGGACGGGGAACGGCAGGAGTTGGCCGCCCGGGATCTGGTGCCCGGCGATGTCGTGGTCCTGGAGGCCGGGGACGCGGTTCCCGCCGACTGCCGACTGGTCGAGGCACAGGGGGTAGCCGTCAACAACGCGGCCCTGACCGGCGAGAGCGACGCCGTCTCACGGGTGGCCGAGCCCGTTCCCCCGGGCTCACCGCTGGGAGCCCGCAACTGCCTGTTCATGGGCACCGACCTGGTCGCGGGCACGGGCAAGGCCGTCGTGTTCGCCGTCGGGGCGGCCACCGAGTTCGGGCGCATCTTCCGGCTCACCGCGGCGGCCCCACGGCAGCGGACGCCGCTGCAACGGCAGGTCGCCGCCATGGCCCGCCGGGTGGCGGGCATCGCACTGGCGACCGGTGCCGTCCTGTTCGCGGTGCGGGTGCCGAGCGGGCAGCCGTTCGTCGACACGTTCGTCTTCTCGCTGGGGGTGATGGTCGCCCTCGTGCCGGAGGGCCTGCCGGCGACGCTGTCCGTGTCCCTGGCCATCGGTGTGCGCCGCATGGCCCGCCGGCACGCGCTCGTCAAGCAGCTGCTGGCGGTGGAGGCGCTGGGGTCGACCAGTGTGGTGTGCACCGACAAGACGGGCACCCTCACCCAGGCCGAGATGACCGTCGTGCAGCTGTGGGCGAAAGGCGTGACGCACACCGTGACCGGGGTGGGCTACGCGCCGGTCGGAGAGGTGGCCGACGTCGGGCCGGTGCGGGAGTTGCTGCGCACGGCGGCCCTCTGCTGCGACGCACGGCTCGTGCCGCCGGATGGTCGGCGGGGGTGGCGGGTGCTCGGTGACACCACCGAGGGCGCGCTGCTGGTGGCCGCGGCGAAGGCCGGTCTGGACACGACCGCGGAGGAAGCCCGCACACCGCGGGTGGCGGAGTACCCCTTCGATTCGGTGCGCAAGCTGATGAGCACCGTGCACCGCGACCGCGACGGCGGTTATGTCGCCCACGTCAAGGGTGCGCCGCTGGAACTACTCGCCCGGTGCGACACCGTCGGCCGGAACGGCGTACGGGCGCCGCTCACCGAAGCGAGCCGCGCCGAGGCCGCCGCTGCCGCCGACGCTCTGGCCGGGCAGGGGCTGCGGGTGCTGGCTGTGGCGCGGCGCCAGGTCTCCGGTCCGCGTCCGGTGCTGTCGGACGTCGAGTCGGAGCTGACCCTGCTCGGGTTCGCCGGGATGTACGACCCGCCCCGGCCGGAGGTGCGCGATGCGGTGGACGCGTGCCGGCGGGCGGGTATCCGCATCGTCATGGTCACGGGCGACCACCCGCTCACCGCGGAGGCCGTCGCACGCCGCGTCGGGATCGTGCGCGGGTCCGCCCCGGCCGTGGGCACGGGAGCCCACCTGGACACACTGGACGACGCCGGCCTCGACGCGCTGCTGGCCGGCTCCACCGAGCTGCTGCTGTGCCGGGTCAGTCCCGAACACAAGATGCGGGTGGTCACCGCGTTGCAGCGGCGGGGCGAGGTCGTCGCGGTCACCGGCGACGGTGCCAATGACGCGCCCGCCCTCAAGCACGCGGACATCGGTGTCGCCATGGGCGCCTCGGGCACGGATGTCGCCCGGGAGGCGGCGGTGATGGTGCTGCTGGACGACTCGTTCGCCTCCATAGCCACCGCGGTGGGACTGGGCCGTTCGGTCTACCGCAACATCCGCAAGTTCCTGATCTACGTCTTCAGCAGCAACATCGCCGAACTCGTGCCGATCGTCGTGGCGACCTTCGCGGGTTTCCCGCTGGTGCCGATCACGGCCGTGCAGATCCTGGCGATCGACCTCGGCTCCGATGTACTGCCCGCGCTGGCACTCGGTGCCGAACCCATGGAACCGGACGTGATGGACAGCCCGCCGCGACCGCGCCAGGAGCGGCTGTTCTCCACGGCGGTCATGGGCCGCATCCTCTTCCTCGGCGGCATCCAGGCCCTGGGTGTGTGCGCCGTCTTCTTCTGGCACATCCACGCATCCGGGATCCCCTACGCCGACTTCACCAAGGACGATCCCGTCTACCGGCAGGCGATCACGATGGTCCAGGCCGGCATCGTCGTCAGCCAGTTCTTCAACTCGCTCGCGGTCCGCACCGACCGGCAGAGCGTGTTCCGGGCCGGTTTGCTGACCAATCCGTGGCTGCTGGCCGCCGGCTGCTGCGGCATCGCGCTGATGTCCGCCATCAGTTACGCGCCCCCGTTCCAGACGGTCTTCGGCACCGCACCGCTGTCCGCGGCCGACTGGGCGGTCCTCGCTGCCTTGGGGGCGCTGCTCCTCGCCGCCGAAGAGACGCGCAAGGGGATGCTGAGGCACCGGGAGGCGTCTGCGAAGGGAGGAACACGATGAGAACGGTCATCGTGGGGTGCGGCCGGGTCGGTGCCACCCTGGCCGCGCAGTTGGTCACCGAGGGACACGACGTACGGCTCGTCGACCACGAGCCCAAGGCTGCCAGGCTGCTGCCGCCGGGGTTCCCGGGTGCCTTCCTCGTCGGCAACGGCTTCAGTCGGTCCGTGCTGGAGGCGGCCGGCATCGTCCACGCGGACGCACTCGTCGCGGTCACGTCGTCCGACAACGGCAACATCGTCAGCGCGCGGACCGCCAAGGAGTCCTACCGGGTCCCCGTCGTCCTCGCCCGGATCCACGATCCGCGCCGCGCCGACATCTGCCGGGACCTGGGCATCACCACGATCTCCAGTGTCCGGTGGGCGGTGAACCGCATCCATCAGATACTGCTGCACCGCCATCTGAGCCCCGAGGTCGCGTTCGGCAGTGGTGAGACCCTCCTGGTCCGCTCGCAGTTGCCGGCCTACCTCACCGGGCGGCGGCTGCGCGAGTTCGACGTCGACGGCGAGATCCGCGTCGTGGAGGTCACCCGGGCCGGCCGCTCGCTGCTGCCCGCCCACGGTGTCCGCGCCGAGTCCGGGGACCTGGTCACCTTCGCCGTCGCCGCGACCGCGCTCGGCCGGTTGCGCGGCTTCCTCGACAAGGAGCTGGGAGCGTGAGGGTTCTCATCGCCGGTGCGGGCAGGCTCGGCACGCAGATCGCGCAGGTGCTCGCCGCCGCGCGCAACGAGGTGATCCTCGTCGAGCAGGACGACGACCGGGTGGCCGAGCTGGCGGCCCTGCCCAGGGTACGACTGGTCGCCGGGAACGCCTGCGACCCCCTGGTCCTGGAACGCGCCGGGGCGCTCACCTGCGACCTGGTCATCTCGGCCACGGGCCGGGACGAGGACAACCTCGTCATCGGCCTGCTCGCCAAGCGGCAGTTCGCCGTGGCGCGGGTCGCCGCGCGGGTGAACGATGCTGAGAACACCTGGCTGTTCGATCAGCGGTGGGGTGTGGACGTCGCGGTGCCCGCGGCCACACCGCTGATCTCCCTCATCGAGGAGGCCACCGGTGCCACGGACACGGTGGCGCTGCTGCGGCTGAGCAGGGCCGGCGTGGACGTCGTCGAAACGGCGATCACGGAACGGTCGCGGGCCGCCGGGCGTCCACTGGGCGAGATCACGCTCCCGGCCGGGACCGTCGTCGCCACCGTCATCCGCGACGGGCGGCCCACGGTGCCCGGTCCCGAAGTACGGCTGCTGCCCGGCGACGAGCTCCTGCTGGTCTCGCACGAGGCCGACGAGCGGGAGAT contains:
- a CDS encoding nicotinate phosphoribosyltransferase, with amino-acid sequence MSDVTTTDLYEVTMAMSYLREDMRAPATFSLFVRDLPPGRGFLVAAGLEPALDFLAGYRVGREDVAEFASALHRPAEDLEPLLGLAFEGDVRAVPEGHAVFADEPLLEVTAPLPQAQLVETYLLNQVCHQTVVASKAARCVLAAAGRPVVDFSLRRSHGPWAGLQAARAGALVGFAGTSNVAAATALGIPASGTMAHSYVETFPGEEEAFRAFARCHPGPVTFLVDTYDTEAGVRTAARVLNDLQRGPGCAIRLDSGDLDALSRRARALLDGAGLPDVRILASGGLDEYGVDRLVRAGAPIDVYAVGTRVGVAADAPYLDAAYKLVEYDGRPVMKLSSAKVTAPGPKQVFRQAGRPDVIALAGEEPPDPAARPLLRTVMRDGRRTGPADHWQDARQRLREDIAELPAAVRRIEDPEPVRAVRSRALEELTARLRTDIEARSSRAEVTAPAASRFS
- a CDS encoding DUF1918 domain-containing protein — protein: MTTPARKHTPAQEQQRGRSAPRNAPGERGSPMHAHVGDEIVVRGTTAGVVSRDGEIIGLHHSDGSPPYDVRWAEDGRVTLYFPGPDAYVRHLVHETGPGDRGR
- a CDS encoding universal stress protein, with the translated sequence MGLPLVVGVDGSESSLLAVDWAADEAILHGLPLRLVYASLWERYEGWPPSAGRSSLAAAEGSPDRTTAGDIVAVAVERARRRAPDLAVESAALPDDPVHALLREGHNAAALVTGCRGRGDLQGLLLGSVCLAVAGRAAGPVIVVRGDPDGVAGTRGRVVLGVGGPGTSGAATRFALREAEVRTCALDVVRTWRHPAHQPGERPLPSGNTGASYEEQASALVDGLLEEAMTDHPGVLVHRRVVEGPARTVLLQQSAAADLLVVGVARRRGWGGLQLGRVTHTMLHHARCPVAVVPDFP
- a CDS encoding Acg family FMN-binding oxidoreductase; amino-acid sequence: MIRQLVDVSDVTALVTDAAAAPSLHNAQPWKFRFLRERGVLRLYADLERALPRTDPDNRNLHLGCGAALLNLRVAAAASGRGPSVRLLPDRADPALLAELDLHAHTPADAALAELHPAISRRHSSRHPFRDEQLPDGLTDRLCEAARGEGAELVFPGPWHVASILELVEDAEGREAVDLGVRDEMAHWAHATSTDAPGTSDGIPAEAFGPRQHGGAGFPVRDFAAGRKMPGRSWAAFEKNPHIALLGTVYDRPEDWLRAGQALERVLLRATADGLVASVTSQPLEWPELRWAARDPVSDMAYVQMVIRVGHGPEGRPSPRRPVADLLDVE
- a CDS encoding CBS domain-containing protein, which produces MSEVMTAPPVTVAPHVPLLQVTRRMAESGVGSVLVVEDETLRGIVTDRDLAVRGLGGGLDPDTPVEAVMSAHVVTVDALDDVQAAYRTFRRVGVRRLPVLDGQLLVGVVTVDDLLLDVFRRLADLLGPVAWSVLQEPPGPPDADRAPYVR
- a CDS encoding cation-translocating P-type ATPase, with protein sequence MCAERARHGTAPPGESVPVAVRANDPRDGPAAASVPALPVRELFDALGTGPRGLTADDVTARRTRYGPNDLPRVGRPNLWPRLAAQFTDLFAVVLLVASAITFLAYVLERPRDPATLQLALAILGVVLLNAGIGFAQEYSAERTAESLQAMVPRACRVLRDGERQELAARDLVPGDVVVLEAGDAVPADCRLVEAQGVAVNNAALTGESDAVSRVAEPVPPGSPLGARNCLFMGTDLVAGTGKAVVFAVGAATEFGRIFRLTAAAPRQRTPLQRQVAAMARRVAGIALATGAVLFAVRVPSGQPFVDTFVFSLGVMVALVPEGLPATLSVSLAIGVRRMARRHALVKQLLAVEALGSTSVVCTDKTGTLTQAEMTVVQLWAKGVTHTVTGVGYAPVGEVADVGPVRELLRTAALCCDARLVPPDGRRGWRVLGDTTEGALLVAAAKAGLDTTAEEARTPRVAEYPFDSVRKLMSTVHRDRDGGYVAHVKGAPLELLARCDTVGRNGVRAPLTEASRAEAAAAADALAGQGLRVLAVARRQVSGPRPVLSDVESELTLLGFAGMYDPPRPEVRDAVDACRRAGIRIVMVTGDHPLTAEAVARRVGIVRGSAPAVGTGAHLDTLDDAGLDALLAGSTELLLCRVSPEHKMRVVTALQRRGEVVAVTGDGANDAPALKHADIGVAMGASGTDVAREAAVMVLLDDSFASIATAVGLGRSVYRNIRKFLIYVFSSNIAELVPIVVATFAGFPLVPITAVQILAIDLGSDVLPALALGAEPMEPDVMDSPPRPRQERLFSTAVMGRILFLGGIQALGVCAVFFWHIHASGIPYADFTKDDPVYRQAITMVQAGIVVSQFFNSLAVRTDRQSVFRAGLLTNPWLLAAGCCGIALMSAISYAPPFQTVFGTAPLSAADWAVLAALGALLLAAEETRKGMLRHREASAKGGTR
- a CDS encoding potassium channel family protein; this encodes MRTVIVGCGRVGATLAAQLVTEGHDVRLVDHEPKAARLLPPGFPGAFLVGNGFSRSVLEAAGIVHADALVAVTSSDNGNIVSARTAKESYRVPVVLARIHDPRRADICRDLGITTISSVRWAVNRIHQILLHRHLSPEVAFGSGETLLVRSQLPAYLTGRRLREFDVDGEIRVVEVTRAGRSLLPAHGVRAESGDLVTFAVAATALGRLRGFLDKELGA
- a CDS encoding potassium channel family protein, which gives rise to MRVLIAGAGRLGTQIAQVLAAARNEVILVEQDDDRVAELAALPRVRLVAGNACDPLVLERAGALTCDLVISATGRDEDNLVIGLLAKRQFAVARVAARVNDAENTWLFDQRWGVDVAVPAATPLISLIEEATGATDTVALLRLSRAGVDVVETAITERSRAAGRPLGEITLPAGTVVATVIRDGRPTVPGPEVRLLPGDELLLVSHEADEREIHAAFQ